In the uncultured Methanobacterium sp. genome, one interval contains:
- a CDS encoding ABC transporter substrate-binding protein: MKLYNIIIILLAVLVVVGASLEYYSNTSNDQNTIKVAYLPTDHSAALLVAQYNKTYENNGLNVKTVQISTGSSIVDAVASGDVDIGYVGITPAMQGISKGVPIKVVGSVNMVGSGIVVQPNSTITSPADLKDKKIATPGVSSIQQVLLLYELQKYNITQQDVDLISINVFNIPSALAAKKVDAYISYEPFVSIAPYRGVGQVLMYSDDILKDHPCCVIIAREDFIEQNPQELNTFLQIHKNSTEYVNTHLNTTASILTQELTTNEEVETMSLQHIRFVYSVDKGYQDNVLNFMNIEINMGYLKSNLTANQIFNTQFLGG, encoded by the coding sequence ATGAAACTTTACAATATTATAATTATATTGTTAGCTGTTTTAGTGGTTGTGGGGGCTTCCCTGGAATATTACTCCAATACATCCAATGATCAAAATACCATCAAAGTAGCTTACTTACCCACTGATCACAGCGCCGCGCTACTAGTAGCCCAATATAATAAAACCTACGAAAACAACGGTTTAAATGTTAAAACCGTTCAAATAAGTACCGGTTCCAGTATTGTAGACGCAGTGGCCAGTGGTGATGTTGATATTGGTTATGTAGGGATTACTCCAGCCATGCAGGGGATAAGTAAAGGAGTTCCCATTAAGGTGGTGGGATCGGTTAACATGGTTGGAAGCGGAATTGTGGTTCAACCCAACTCCACCATAACCAGTCCTGCAGATTTAAAGGATAAAAAAATAGCCACACCTGGAGTCAGCTCCATACAACAGGTATTATTACTTTATGAACTGCAAAAATATAATATTACTCAACAAGATGTGGATCTAATTTCAATAAATGTTTTTAACATCCCCTCAGCACTTGCAGCCAAAAAAGTTGATGCTTACATCTCCTATGAACCATTTGTGTCAATAGCACCCTATCGAGGTGTAGGTCAGGTGTTAATGTACTCTGATGATATTCTGAAAGATCATCCCTGCTGCGTGATTATCGCCAGGGAAGATTTTATAGAGCAAAATCCTCAAGAACTAAATACATTCCTCCAGATCCATAAGAACTCGACAGAATATGTCAATACTCACCTTAATACCACCGCAAGTATACTTACTCAGGAATTAACCACCAACGAAGAGGTTGAGACTATGTCTCTTCAGCACATCAGATTCGTTTACTCGGTGGATAAAGGATATCAGGATAACGTTTTAAACTTCATGAATATTGAAATCAACATGGGATACTTGAAATCGAACCTTACAGCTAATCAAATATTCAATACACAATTTTTAGGCGGTTAA
- a CDS encoding amidohydrolase family protein: METQTILIKNTTILADEVKKGSVLIEDDKIVDITRNNSINGADEIINGEGKFLIPGLVNTHTHLSMSLMRGLADDLPLDVWLNDHIWPVESHLEGEHCYAGALLSALEMIKSGTTTCNDMYFFMDDVARAIDESGMRGLLCHGMIDLFDEEKRKAEYKETLRIIEKCHNTADGRIQVALGPHTPYTCSTELLNWVRKKADEKGLRIHIHVSETEKEVEDSLNDRLKRPFEYLEDIKFLGPDVTAAHSVWLSGAEISLIKDQNVKISHNPLSNMKLASGISPVSDLLANDVCVSLGTDGAASNNNLDLFQEMKTSSLLQKVRRLDPTVLPAGKVLEMATINGATALGMENEIGSIEVGKKADMVLVDMKAPHLTPYRNPVSHLVYSAEGADVSTVICNGQILMREREVLVMDEVEVMGMAQNAAEDLLSRN, encoded by the coding sequence ATGGAAACCCAGACTATTCTCATAAAAAACACAACTATCCTTGCCGATGAAGTTAAAAAAGGATCCGTACTCATAGAAGACGACAAAATCGTTGATATAACCCGTAATAATTCCATTAATGGTGCGGATGAAATCATTAATGGAGAAGGAAAATTTCTCATCCCGGGGCTGGTTAACACCCATACTCATCTTTCAATGAGTTTAATGAGGGGATTAGCTGATGATTTGCCCCTGGATGTATGGTTAAATGACCATATATGGCCAGTGGAATCACACCTGGAAGGTGAGCATTGCTATGCCGGGGCCCTTTTATCGGCACTGGAAATGATCAAATCCGGAACCACCACCTGTAATGACATGTACTTTTTCATGGATGATGTGGCTCGTGCCATTGATGAATCCGGAATGAGAGGACTACTGTGCCATGGAATGATCGATCTTTTTGATGAGGAGAAAAGGAAGGCAGAATATAAAGAAACCCTGCGTATCATAGAAAAATGCCATAACACCGCTGATGGCAGAATTCAAGTGGCACTGGGCCCTCATACTCCTTACACCTGTTCAACTGAGCTTTTAAACTGGGTTCGTAAGAAAGCAGATGAGAAAGGACTTAGAATTCACATTCACGTTTCAGAAACTGAGAAGGAAGTTGAAGACAGTTTAAACGATCGGTTAAAGAGGCCCTTTGAGTACCTGGAGGATATTAAATTTTTAGGCCCTGATGTAACTGCAGCTCACTCGGTATGGCTTTCCGGGGCGGAAATATCTTTAATCAAAGATCAAAATGTTAAAATATCTCACAACCCACTGAGTAACATGAAGTTGGCTTCAGGGATATCCCCAGTTTCCGATTTACTGGCCAACGATGTCTGTGTATCCCTGGGAACTGACGGGGCCGCATCCAATAACAACCTTGATCTATTCCAGGAGATGAAAACATCCAGCCTCCTTCAAAAGGTGCGTAGACTTGATCCTACAGTTCTGCCTGCCGGTAAAGTGCTTGAAATGGCCACGATAAATGGTGCAACTGCCCTGGGTATGGAAAATGAGATAGGAAGCATTGAAGTCGGGAAGAAAGCGGACATGGTTTTAGTGGATATGAAAGCACCTCACCTAACCCCTTACAGGAATCCAGTTTCACATCTGGTTTACTCAGCAGAAGGTGCAGATGTAAGCACAGTTATATGTAACGGGCAGATTTTAATGCGTGAAAGGGAAGTTTTAGTCATGGATGAGGTTGAAGTTATGGGGATGGCCCAAAACGCTGCAGAAGACCTCTTATCTCGGAATTAA
- a CDS encoding HAD family hydrolase — protein MDNGILTLFDIDGTLVRGARCHYMAFVHAVSKFYGMEEDISGINYAGKTDPQILREVLEMGEIPEKTIEENFQACLDYMAGYYLENVHQENIMVLGGVKELLGELKKDEVLLGLTTGNLELIAHAKLNRAGIDTYFAFGGFGSDSPKRSCLVKKALERAREVYGYQGDQVFVIGDTPRDVEAARPFNLHTIAVATGRYSTQDLEKTGADFVLESLDDINQVKEIIGIL, from the coding sequence ATGGATAATGGAATTTTAACCCTTTTTGATATTGACGGCACACTGGTTCGGGGTGCACGATGCCACTACATGGCATTTGTACACGCGGTCAGCAAGTTCTATGGAATGGAAGAGGATATAAGTGGTATAAACTACGCTGGGAAGACCGACCCTCAGATACTCCGGGAAGTTCTGGAAATGGGGGAAATACCTGAAAAAACTATAGAAGAGAATTTCCAGGCCTGTCTTGATTACATGGCTGGTTACTATCTGGAAAATGTACATCAAGAAAATATCATGGTTTTAGGTGGTGTTAAGGAACTTCTAGGAGAACTTAAAAAGGATGAAGTGCTTCTGGGTCTTACCACTGGAAACCTGGAACTCATTGCCCATGCTAAACTGAACAGGGCAGGTATTGATACTTATTTTGCCTTTGGTGGATTTGGCAGTGACAGTCCAAAAAGGTCATGTCTGGTTAAAAAAGCCCTGGAACGCGCCCGGGAAGTATATGGGTACCAGGGGGATCAGGTGTTCGTTATTGGGGATACTCCCCGGGATGTAGAAGCAGCCAGGCCATTTAACCTTCACACCATAGCCGTGGCCACTGGAAGATATTCTACCCAGGATCTGGAAAAAACAGGTGCTGATTTCGTGTTGGAAAGCTTGGATGATATTAATCAGGTTAAAGAGATTATAGGAATCCTCTAG
- a CDS encoding ABC transporter permease: protein MRKIWISLILPISIVVVWAILTTFTGLIPSYFLPSPSEVLKSFTALLVNGQLIADTSLTLLRVVLGLIVSALIGIPLGILIGWSKSFDNFTSLTIGLLRPIPPIAWIPFAILWFGVGMESAIFIIFVGSVFPILINTMDGVKRVDKVLLESAYTLGANQMQTLWKVVVPASLPSIVTGLKVGVGVALMCTVAAEMIGSNNGLGYLIFTSTSMLDTGSAIVGMLTIGVIGLGADYLFKRVEKEVSW, encoded by the coding sequence ATGCGTAAAATATGGATTTCACTGATCTTACCTATTTCTATTGTTGTAGTTTGGGCCATTCTCACGACTTTCACTGGATTAATACCATCTTATTTTCTTCCCAGCCCATCTGAAGTTTTAAAATCATTCACCGCACTTCTGGTGAATGGACAACTTATTGCAGATACTTCTTTAACTCTATTGAGGGTTGTTCTGGGACTAATTGTTTCGGCATTAATAGGCATTCCCCTGGGAATTCTGATTGGATGGTCAAAATCATTTGATAATTTTACCAGTCTAACCATTGGTCTGCTCCGACCAATTCCCCCCATCGCATGGATACCATTCGCTATTTTATGGTTCGGTGTGGGAATGGAATCGGCAATTTTCATTATCTTCGTGGGCAGTGTTTTCCCCATACTAATCAACACCATGGATGGAGTTAAAAGAGTGGATAAAGTTCTTTTAGAGTCAGCTTATACTCTGGGGGCCAATCAGATGCAGACCCTGTGGAAAGTAGTGGTACCCGCTTCCCTACCCAGCATAGTTACTGGATTGAAAGTAGGTGTGGGAGTTGCATTAATGTGTACCGTAGCTGCTGAGATGATAGGATCAAACAACGGCCTCGGATACCTCATATTCACCTCAACCAGTATGTTAGATACTGGTAGTGCCATTGTAGGGATGCTGACCATTGGAGTGATTGGATTAGGCGCGGATTACCTCTTTAAGAGAGTTGAGAAGGAGGTGAGCTGGTGA
- a CDS encoding ABC transporter ATP-binding protein, translating into MVITLENVGKSFTHEGQEQVILQDINFNVDKGEFLCIVGPSGCGKTTLLRMIAGLDFPTTGHILEEETEISGPSIERGYVFQQYSLFPWLNVLENVTFGLELRGLEENERNQKAREYLKMVGLSQAENSYPKELSGGMKQRVAIARSLVNDPHVLLMDEPFSALDVQTRHKLQEELVRIWREEQKTIIFVTHNVDEAVFLADRVMVLSRNPGKVLKSFQIDLNRIRDRNAPRFLELKKEITGLLDVEW; encoded by the coding sequence CTGGTGATAACCCTGGAAAACGTTGGTAAAAGTTTCACACATGAAGGGCAAGAACAGGTAATTCTCCAGGATATTAATTTTAATGTGGATAAAGGAGAATTCCTGTGCATAGTAGGACCGTCGGGTTGTGGGAAAACCACACTGCTCCGGATGATAGCCGGACTGGACTTCCCCACCACTGGCCATATACTGGAGGAAGAAACTGAAATATCCGGGCCCAGCATAGAAAGGGGATACGTGTTCCAGCAATACTCCTTATTTCCCTGGCTTAACGTCCTTGAAAATGTTACTTTTGGCTTGGAATTAAGAGGATTGGAAGAAAATGAAAGAAACCAAAAAGCCAGAGAATACCTGAAAATGGTGGGATTATCCCAAGCAGAGAACAGTTATCCCAAGGAATTATCTGGAGGAATGAAACAGAGGGTGGCCATTGCCCGTTCACTGGTCAACGATCCCCATGTTCTTTTAATGGATGAACCATTTTCTGCACTGGATGTACAAACCCGGCATAAACTCCAGGAGGAACTGGTACGCATTTGGAGGGAAGAACAAAAAACAATCATTTTTGTAACCCACAATGTGGATGAAGCTGTTTTCCTGGCGGATCGTGTGATGGTATTAAGTCGAAACCCGGGGAAAGTCCTTAAAAGTTTCCAGATTGACCTTAACCGAATCCGAGACCGAAATGCTCCCCGTTTTCTGGAACTTAAAAAAGAAATTACCGGACTATTGGATGTTGAATGGTGA
- the hisG gene encoding ATP phosphoribosyltransferase codes for MKIRIALPSKGRISDPAVNLLSKAGIGLKDAVNRRLFSETYDDEISVMFTRAADIPEFVADGAADLGLTGLDLIEEKEAHVKILEDLKFGRSKLVLAAPEDSNIKELSDVKDGSIVATEFPHLTEKYFKTQNIPVKIVELSGSTEIAPFIGVSDLITDLTSTGTTLKMNHLQMVETILESSVHLIANPDSYQEKREKIDEIRTGVKGVLDAEGKKLVMMNVDEEVLDEVKNAMPGMTGPTVSQVLSNTGVVAVHAVVNEHEVFKVVNRLKKIGAQDILVVPIERII; via the coding sequence ATGAAGATAAGAATAGCCCTTCCATCCAAGGGAAGGATAAGCGACCCTGCAGTGAATCTCTTATCCAAGGCAGGGATTGGATTGAAGGATGCAGTTAATCGCAGGCTTTTTTCTGAGACTTATGATGACGAGATCAGTGTTATGTTCACTAGGGCAGCAGACATCCCTGAATTTGTAGCAGATGGTGCCGCAGACCTGGGACTGACTGGTCTGGATTTAATAGAAGAGAAAGAGGCCCATGTGAAGATCTTAGAGGATCTCAAATTCGGAAGATCCAAACTGGTACTGGCTGCTCCTGAAGACTCAAACATAAAAGAACTTTCAGATGTTAAAGATGGGTCCATTGTGGCCACTGAATTCCCACATCTCACTGAAAAATACTTTAAAACTCAGAACATTCCAGTTAAAATTGTTGAACTCAGCGGATCGACTGAAATAGCCCCTTTTATTGGTGTTTCAGATCTTATAACTGATCTGACCAGTACCGGCACCACACTCAAGATGAACCATCTGCAGATGGTGGAAACCATTCTGGAAAGTTCAGTGCACCTTATAGCCAATCCAGACAGTTACCAGGAAAAAAGGGAGAAGATTGATGAAATCAGAACTGGAGTGAAGGGTGTCCTGGATGCCGAAGGTAAGAAGCTGGTTATGATGAACGTGGATGAGGAAGTCCTGGATGAGGTTAAAAATGCCATGCCCGGTATGACTGGACCCACGGTCTCCCAGGTTCTCTCCAACACCGGTGTGGTGGCAGTGCACGCCGTGGTCAATGAACACGAAGTATTCAAAGTGGTTAACCGCTTAAAAAAGATTGGTGCCCAGGATATTCTGGTGGTTCCAATTGAGAGGATTATTTGA
- the ftsA gene encoding coenzyme F390 synthetase has translation MDYFREEIETMPRDELDALVDERIRYTVQYAAENSLFYRKWFQQNNINPGDIREHEDLRELPIISGKVMREQQPPETEEFEFKCMDWDEIYTIHETSGTSGMPKSFFLTWEDWNRYAEKYARAFVSQNFGTGDRVVICASYGMNVGANTMTLAAQKIGMAIIPEGKCSFPVRIMNNYQPTGIVASVFKLIRLARRMEKEGINPQESSIKHLIAGGESFADESRAYVEELWGVPVYNTYGSTEGTMCGECHKKVGLHVPEDMVHLDLYDPAMENFIDEGECGRIVLTTLLPPGGKTGTLLLNYDTEDTSVVVSKDKCPCGRTHMRIMNPEREAETVWAMGAPFNRVDIERGVFQRENMDYLTGEYEAFIYGDDEEITLRVSVECQDTKNCAPELVQENFLKSFLQYKPALHAAYLDGNFNINFNFTGPGGLELYKIRGRPKRLVDRR, from the coding sequence ATGGATTATTTCCGGGAAGAAATTGAAACCATGCCTCGGGATGAGTTGGATGCATTGGTTGACGAGAGAATCCGTTATACTGTGCAATACGCTGCAGAAAACTCGTTATTTTATCGTAAATGGTTTCAGCAGAATAATATAAATCCGGGGGATATCAGGGAGCACGAGGATCTGCGTGAACTGCCTATAATCAGTGGAAAGGTCATGCGGGAACAGCAGCCCCCTGAAACTGAAGAATTTGAGTTCAAATGTATGGATTGGGATGAGATTTACACCATCCACGAGACCAGTGGTACCAGTGGTATGCCTAAATCATTTTTTTTAACCTGGGAAGATTGGAATCGTTATGCAGAAAAATACGCTCGTGCTTTTGTTTCCCAGAATTTTGGCACCGGTGACCGGGTGGTGATCTGCGCCAGTTACGGGATGAATGTAGGGGCCAATACCATGACCCTGGCCGCCCAAAAAATTGGAATGGCCATCATACCCGAGGGGAAATGTTCATTCCCAGTGCGTATAATGAACAATTACCAGCCCACAGGGATAGTGGCCAGTGTATTCAAACTCATCAGATTGGCTCGAAGGATGGAAAAAGAAGGTATAAATCCCCAAGAATCAAGTATAAAACATTTAATAGCCGGAGGGGAAAGTTTCGCTGATGAATCACGGGCTTATGTTGAGGAATTGTGGGGGGTTCCAGTTTACAACACCTATGGTAGTACTGAGGGTACCATGTGCGGGGAGTGTCACAAAAAGGTGGGCTTACATGTTCCTGAAGACATGGTGCATCTGGATCTATACGATCCGGCCATGGAAAACTTTATAGATGAAGGAGAATGTGGTAGAATAGTTTTAACCACTCTCCTACCTCCAGGGGGTAAAACCGGCACCTTACTTTTGAATTATGACACCGAGGACACTTCTGTGGTGGTAAGCAAGGATAAATGTCCCTGTGGAAGGACTCATATGAGGATAATGAACCCGGAAAGGGAGGCAGAAACAGTTTGGGCCATGGGTGCGCCATTTAACCGGGTAGATATTGAGAGGGGTGTTTTTCAGAGGGAGAACATGGACTACCTAACTGGGGAGTATGAGGCATTTATCTACGGTGATGATGAGGAAATTACCCTCAGGGTAAGTGTGGAGTGCCAGGATACTAAAAACTGTGCACCGGAACTGGTTCAGGAAAACTTTTTAAAATCTTTCTTGCAATACAAGCCTGCCCTACATGCAGCATACCTGGATGGTAACTTTAACATTAACTTTAATTTTACTGGACCGGGGGGTCTTGAATTATATAAGATCAGGGGTAGACCTAAACGTTTAGTTGATCGTCGCTGA
- the cutA gene encoding divalent-cation tolerance protein CutA: protein MYSMVYVTASEVEEAKKIAQNLLEDKLVACANIIPNMESIYWWEGNLEEDVESILLLKTHSELVDKVIDRVKEIHSYQTPCALEIQIKSGSREYLDWLDNSLEKH from the coding sequence ATGTATTCTATGGTTTATGTCACTGCTTCTGAAGTAGAAGAAGCCAAAAAAATAGCACAAAACTTATTAGAAGATAAATTAGTGGCTTGTGCTAATATAATACCCAATATGGAATCTATTTACTGGTGGGAAGGAAATCTGGAGGAAGATGTTGAATCAATCCTACTTTTAAAGACTCATTCAGAATTAGTGGATAAAGTTATAGATAGGGTTAAAGAAATCCACAGCTACCAGACACCATGTGCACTGGAAATCCAGATCAAAAGTGGATCCCGTGAATACCTGGATTGGCTGGATAACTCACTGGAAAAGCATTAA
- the leuS gene encoding leucine--tRNA ligase, whose protein sequence is MTDIKIEEKWQKKWQKSKLFQSNPDTREKLFLTVAYPYPSGAMHVGHGRTYTVPDVYARFKRMQGYNVLFPMGWHVTGAPVIGIAKRIGREDPWTLDIYKNVHKVPEEELKKFIDPHYIVKYFSGEYRQVMTQLGYSIDWRREFTTIDPHYQKFITWQFKKLKDKELVRRGEHPVKYCPDDENPVGDHDLLEGEGVTINELTLIKFKMGETYLVAATFRPETLFGATNLWLNPAEEYVKIKSAGEEWIVSRKAYANLLNQKTDLELVGEVDAPGLIGQYVENPLTGEKHIILPASFVDPGYATGVVYSVPAHAPADYIALADLKKDTETLEKYGIAREVEKIQPIGLIRLKEFGEHPAVEMIEKMGVKSQEDPKLKDATNEMYKLEHAKGVMDEHITGYSGLRVPEARDAIKENLLEADKGELMYEFSEKPVICRCGTECVVKILDNQWFLKYSDEEWTEATQNTLSNMKTVPAEIRPNFEYYLNWLHDWACARRIGLGTPLPWDPQWLIEPLSDSTIYMSYYAIAPYLKDIDPEELDEEFFDHIFLDKPTNKTNIPVGMREEFNYWYPLDWRLSAKDLVGNHLSFHIFHHTAIYPEEKRPRGVVVFGMGLLEGNKMSSSKGNIILLEDAIKIHGADVVRLFLMSSAEPWQDFDWREKEVIGTKKRLEWFSGFAAMVDELHGSQIQLSDYTQAPPVDKAINAWMISQVNQRVRDATQALEGFQTRKALQEALFLFKKDIDHYLLRVDLELKKEDCRDEITNVLAYVLGIWIRLMAPFTPHACEELWNRHGGQGFVSEAPWPEANPDLINEKVHKGEEIIQGLVDDINEIQKITHTHAEKIHIYLAPEWKWEVFDIAREVGKPDIGRIMGQAIKANIHDDKKELAGFAQKIAREMTRINYVGWIDEKQLLNDAQDYLVRETGAEIIIHPEPDYDPQNKARNALPYKPALFIE, encoded by the coding sequence GTGACAGATATTAAAATTGAGGAGAAATGGCAGAAAAAATGGCAAAAATCAAAATTATTCCAATCCAACCCTGATACTCGTGAAAAACTTTTCTTAACCGTGGCCTATCCCTACCCCAGTGGAGCAATGCACGTGGGACACGGCCGTACCTATACTGTACCTGATGTTTATGCTCGTTTTAAAAGGATGCAGGGCTACAACGTGTTATTCCCTATGGGTTGGCACGTAACCGGGGCACCGGTCATTGGGATAGCCAAACGTATTGGTCGAGAAGACCCCTGGACTCTGGATATATACAAAAACGTCCATAAAGTTCCTGAAGAAGAACTTAAAAAATTTATAGACCCTCATTATATTGTCAAGTACTTCAGTGGGGAGTACCGGCAGGTGATGACTCAGCTGGGTTACTCCATAGACTGGAGGCGTGAATTCACCACCATAGATCCTCACTACCAGAAATTCATCACCTGGCAGTTTAAAAAACTCAAAGACAAGGAACTGGTGCGAAGAGGAGAACACCCGGTTAAGTACTGTCCTGATGATGAAAATCCTGTGGGTGACCATGACCTCCTGGAAGGAGAAGGGGTGACCATCAACGAATTGACCCTCATTAAATTTAAAATGGGGGAAACCTATCTGGTTGCAGCTACTTTCCGACCGGAAACCCTGTTTGGAGCCACCAATCTGTGGTTAAATCCTGCTGAAGAATACGTTAAGATCAAAAGTGCTGGAGAAGAATGGATCGTCAGCAGAAAAGCATATGCTAACCTTCTAAATCAGAAAACAGACCTGGAACTGGTGGGTGAAGTTGATGCACCTGGATTAATAGGTCAGTACGTGGAAAACCCGTTAACTGGGGAAAAACACATAATTTTGCCAGCGTCATTCGTAGATCCTGGTTACGCCACTGGAGTGGTTTACTCAGTACCGGCACACGCACCAGCAGATTACATAGCCCTGGCTGACCTTAAAAAGGACACTGAGACTCTGGAAAAATATGGTATAGCTCGCGAAGTGGAGAAAATCCAGCCAATAGGACTGATACGCCTTAAAGAATTTGGAGAACACCCTGCAGTGGAAATGATTGAGAAGATGGGTGTTAAAAGCCAGGAAGACCCTAAACTCAAGGATGCCACCAATGAAATGTACAAGCTGGAACACGCCAAGGGGGTTATGGATGAACACATAACTGGATATTCCGGTTTACGGGTCCCGGAAGCCAGGGATGCAATTAAAGAAAACCTCTTAGAAGCAGATAAAGGGGAATTAATGTATGAATTTTCTGAAAAGCCGGTGATCTGCCGCTGCGGTACCGAGTGTGTGGTTAAAATCCTGGACAACCAGTGGTTCCTCAAGTACTCTGATGAAGAATGGACCGAAGCCACCCAGAACACTCTCTCTAACATGAAAACTGTACCTGCGGAAATAAGGCCCAATTTCGAATACTACCTCAACTGGCTCCATGACTGGGCCTGCGCCCGTAGAATAGGTCTTGGAACACCGTTACCCTGGGACCCTCAATGGTTAATTGAGCCACTCAGTGATTCCACCATTTATATGAGTTATTATGCCATAGCACCCTACCTGAAGGATATTGATCCAGAGGAACTGGATGAAGAGTTCTTCGACCACATATTCCTGGACAAACCAACCAATAAAACCAACATTCCCGTGGGTATGAGGGAAGAATTCAACTACTGGTATCCTCTGGACTGGAGATTATCCGCCAAGGACCTGGTGGGAAACCACCTTTCATTCCACATATTCCACCACACAGCCATATACCCTGAGGAAAAAAGACCACGTGGAGTGGTGGTCTTTGGAATGGGATTGTTGGAAGGAAATAAGATGTCATCATCCAAGGGAAACATCATCCTACTTGAAGATGCCATTAAAATCCACGGAGCAGACGTGGTGAGATTATTCCTCATGTCATCTGCAGAACCATGGCAGGACTTTGACTGGAGAGAAAAAGAGGTTATTGGAACTAAAAAACGTTTAGAATGGTTCTCAGGATTCGCGGCCATGGTGGATGAACTGCATGGCTCACAGATCCAGCTGAGTGACTACACTCAAGCTCCACCAGTTGATAAAGCCATAAACGCCTGGATGATCAGCCAGGTGAACCAGCGGGTTCGTGATGCCACCCAGGCACTGGAAGGATTCCAGACACGTAAAGCACTCCAGGAAGCACTGTTCCTGTTTAAGAAGGATATTGACCATTACCTGCTCAGGGTAGATCTTGAGCTAAAGAAAGAAGATTGTCGTGATGAAATAACCAATGTTCTGGCCTACGTACTGGGAATATGGATACGATTAATGGCCCCGTTCACACCCCATGCCTGTGAAGAACTTTGGAACCGCCATGGAGGACAGGGATTCGTATCAGAAGCACCATGGCCTGAAGCAAATCCAGATCTCATTAATGAGAAAGTGCACAAGGGTGAAGAGATCATCCAGGGATTGGTGGATGATATTAATGAGATTCAGAAGATAACCCATACTCATGCAGAGAAGATACATATTTATCTGGCCCCAGAATGGAAATGGGAGGTTTTCGATATTGCCCGTGAGGTTGGAAAGCCGGATATTGGACGTATAATGGGACAGGCCATTAAAGCCAATATCCATGATGATAAAAAGGAACTGGCAGGATTTGCCCAGAAAATAGCCCGGGAAATGACCCGAATAAATTATGTAGGATGGATAGATGAAAAACAGCTCTTAAATGATGCACAGGATTATCTGGTTAGAGAAACCGGTGCTGAAATTATAATTCACCCCGAACCAGACTACGATCCTCAGAATAAGGCCAGGAATGCTCTGCCGTATAAGCCAGCTTTATTCATTGAATAA
- a CDS encoding fumarylacetoacetate hydrolase family protein, which yields MKLLRFKKDGNEKTGVIINGGMVELHHSLIEASHSPFDDLERKEFYSMDEVKILPPVQPSKVVCVGLNYRDHAEELNMNLPEEPILFLKPPTTVIGHEDKIMYPHQSHQVDYEAELAVVIGSEARFVNQEDAFDYIAGYTALNDVTARDLQQKDGQWTRAKSFDTFCPLGPWMETELDPSSQEISLKLNDEIKQNSNTKNMIFPVDELVEYISHIMTLDPGDVIATGTPPGVGPMKVGDVVEVTVNGIGTLRNEVTVI from the coding sequence ATGAAACTTCTAAGGTTTAAAAAGGATGGTAATGAGAAAACAGGAGTGATTATCAATGGGGGGATGGTGGAACTGCATCACTCCCTGATTGAAGCATCCCATTCTCCCTTTGATGATCTGGAAAGGAAGGAATTTTACTCCATGGATGAGGTTAAAATTCTTCCACCGGTTCAACCCAGTAAGGTGGTCTGTGTGGGCCTTAATTACCGTGACCATGCTGAAGAGTTGAACATGAACCTTCCTGAAGAACCTATACTATTTTTAAAGCCCCCAACCACTGTGATTGGCCACGAGGATAAGATCATGTACCCGCATCAGTCACATCAGGTGGACTATGAAGCTGAACTGGCGGTAGTAATTGGCAGTGAAGCCCGTTTTGTTAATCAAGAGGATGCATTTGATTACATAGCAGGTTATACTGCCCTGAATGATGTTACTGCCCGGGATTTACAACAAAAAGATGGCCAATGGACCCGTGCCAAGAGTTTCGACACATTTTGCCCTTTAGGACCATGGATGGAAACTGAACTGGATCCTTCAAGTCAGGAAATCTCCCTAAAACTAAATGATGAAATTAAACAGAATTCCAACACTAAAAATATGATATTCCCTGTAGATGAACTGGTGGAATACATATCTCATATAATGACCCTTGATCCAGGAGATGTTATTGCCACCGGGACTCCGCCGGGTGTAGGACCCATGAAGGTGGGGGATGTGGTTGAAGTGACAGTAAATGGAATTGGAACTTTAAGAAATGAAGTTACAGTTATTTAA